The genomic region GATATCCGGCGCCCTTAACACGATCTAAAAAATCTGTCCAGGCAATATGTTCTGCCCCCCAACGCGGATAAAAGAATTGAATATCTACCATGATCTATGATAGATTAAAGGGTTTTGTTCGTCATCGTTCAACAGATCGCCGACTTTCAATGTAGCCAGGTAATCTGGAGGAAGAATATTCGCCTGTCCGTTGAATACATTGCCATCCGGCATGTATGCACATGTCATTGCTCGACGGTAGCCGTTGGTCATGTTCGGACCGGCACCATGTATGGTCAACCCGTTATGGATAGAACAGCTTCCGGCTTTCAAAGGTGCTGGGGCAGGGTTAATCTGCGCAAGCTCCGGATATACTTCGAAAATACCGTTCATGTTTTTGCCGATACCGATATTCGTAAAGTCGGTTTTCTTAAATGAGCCCGGTACAAAATATAGACAGCCGTTCTCTAAAGTCGCATCGTCCAATGCGATCCAGATGGATAAAGCTTCCCGGTCGGAGAACGACCAGAATGGTGTATCTAAGTGCCAAGCCGTCGGATTAGCAAAGGGACGCTTGAATAAAGCCTGATCATGCCAAATTCGGATACCATCCACTTGCGCTAAATTGCCAACCAATTCGCCGATTCGACGGTCTAGCATCAATTCCTTAACGCCCTCATCTGTTTGCCAGAGATTCAATAATTGATCGAATACTTTCCCGAAGTAATCCGCATCTTTATTGATCCCATCATCCTCTCCCACTTGTGTTTCCTTGCCGGGCATCTTTTTCCCCGCTCTCTTCTCTACTGCTGAGAAAACTACTTCACGCCATTTCTCTAGCTCCTCCGGACTTAAAAAATCCTCAATAACTAAATAACCGTTCTCACGATAGAAAGCAATTTGCTCTGGACTAACTTGATACTTCATAATATAAGTCTATTTATAACATAGGATAGAGCAAGGCCTTGGGAGACCTTGCACTAGGGTTATTTAATTTTGAACCATTTTATCGTTGTACATCATCTCATCCAATGGAATCTGTAAAGTCATCTTAGAAACCGGATAAGAAGATTTATCGACATGGTTTGTTGAACTAGCACGGTCAACCGCTATATTCCAACGCTTGTTGTTGAAAAATTCACGACCACCTTCTCCCCAAAGCTCAATACGCGTTTGCAATTGAACCATTTGAAGCGGCGTAAGGCCTGCCATTCCCGGGTAGTTATCCACGGTAAGCGTTGCTGCACCGGCTTTTGTTCTAGCGGCCAACAAAATATTTAAAGTCGCTTTTGCACCTGCGGCATCGCCACTTTGTGCCTGTGCTTCCGCTTTCATTAACAAAGCTTCCGATGTACGGAAAAAGTAAGCCGAGTTTTTACCTACATTTTTCTTGTCGTCGCTGCCCAAACCATGCGTTGCGGCAAATTTCAAGTTCGTGTAGGCCGGAATAGTACGTTTTTCGTTGTTGGTCGGGTAGCTGTAATCGCCCCAAGCAGTTGCCATAAACGCATTCTTACGGAAGTCATTCGGAGCAATGCTATTGTATAATCTGGCATCGATACGTTGGAAACCACGTAGCAAACCGCCCTCTGCTTCTGCAAATGGATTCATCCACATGTTATGCGTGGTCAGAGCATCGCCTAAAGGAAATCCGAAGATTACCTCTGGATTTACGGCGTTGTTCAAGAAACCATTCTTCTCCGGACGCATAATAGGATTCGCCTGTGTTCCGTCGTTTGTAGCTCCATATGCTGATTGTGGTAATAGCGTAGGGTAGTTTGCCAAGATATCGTTGCTAGACGAGATCACCGTAGCCCAGTCTCCTGTCCATAAAGCAACTCGAGCCAGAATAAAATTGGCAACCCCTAAGTCGAAATCATTGACCTCTTTTGTATAGCCTTTTCCAGCATCTTTTAAATACTGAATCGCCTGTTGAAGATCCGCTTTGATGAAATTATAAGTCTCCGTTGCTGTCGCACGAGCCTTGCTTTCCTGCGTTGGAAGATAAGTATCGTAAAGCGGCAATCCTAACTTATCCTTTCCTCCTTGTAGGTAGGCATCCTGATAGTTCTCCATCAGGAAGTTATAAGAATAAGCGCGAAGGATCAACCCTCTTGCTTTAAACTCTTTCAAAATAGTATTGCTTCCAACCGTCGCATCGTCCAAATAATTGAGCATTTTATTGGCTGTTGTAATACCGTTCCAAGCGAAAAACCAATAGGGCGAGTTTTTATTTGTTCCTTCGGATATAAAATCCAAAAATCGGTACTCATCGCCACCAAAGATCGTTAGATTCTGATCTCCAAAAACGATGTCGTTTCCTTCCAAGTTCCGCATAACTTCCAAGCCGAAAACATTGGTATATCTCGATTCAGAGTTACCTGAACCACCGTAGTTGAATGCTCGGGGCATGCTATTCGCCATACCGCCTAAGACCGTACGAATCGTTGCCTCATCACCACTCTTCAATAACTCCTGGATTTGCTCATCCGTAATGTTATTCGGCGGTGCCACGTCTAATTTCTTATTACATGAAACGAATAGCGTTCCTGCTATAAAGAATAAAAATATCTTTTTCATAATGTGATTCCTTCTTAAAATTCTAGATTAACACCTGCAGAGAATGTACGCATCGTAGGGTAGCTGTAAGCGCCTACTTCCCAACCACCTACTAATGACATTCTCGGGTCGATACCGCTGTGCGAAGTCAGCATGAAGATGTTGTCGCCAGAAGCATAAACTCTTAATCTCTTAATCTTACTGTTCCCTAATAGGTCTGCAGGTAAGGTATAGCCTATTGTAATGTTCTTCAAGTTCAGGTAAGAAGCGTTGAACATAGCCATATCGCTATACATCCAGCTTCCGAAAGTAGAACCGTTTCCATAGGTGTTTCCATACATCGCCATCGGGAATTTCGCTCCTGTATTTTCAGTTGTCCATGTGTTACCGATCAGTTCAGACGATAAAGATTTGCCTGGATTCTCTGTTACATATAAGCTGTTCGCATACTCTGTACTCAGGAATTTACCACCAACTTGGTAGGCAAAGGCTCCATAAAGGTCGAAGTTTTTGTAGCGCAATGAAGTCGAGAAACCACCAATCCAAGAAGGAACAGCACTTCCCATTTCATAACGACTCGCTTTAGAGTAATCTGTCGTTGCCACGCTTTCGCCAACTTTAGAACCTGCGAATAAACCAGCGCTTAAGTCGGCTTCCGTTACTCGGTGATAGAACATCGGTAAACCGGTATTCTGGTCAACACCCGCATATTTGAACAGGTACATGTTGAAGTAATCTTTGTCAATACCACGTAGGTAAGCAATATTTGTATTGCCAGCTGTACCTGCCGAACTCCAACCATCTACACCACCAGTCCAATCGCCATCCAATGCCGCCGAACCAACACCCGGAGGAACTTCTTTCAAGATCGTGCGGTAGTGTGTACCATTCGTAGATAAGGTCCAGTTCCAGTCTTCGTTTTTAATTACATCCACACTTAGATCAACTTCAAAACCGTAGTTGCTTAATTTCGCGGAGTTCGTTAATATTGACGATTGTCCTTTTGACATAGCGATCGGTTGTGACCAGATAGCATTCGTTGTCAATCGGTTATAATAATCGAATGTTGCACGAACGCGATTGAAGAATCCGATTTCTAAACCTGCATCGAAGGTGTTGATTTTTTCCCAGGTCAATTGGTCGTTCACATAGGCGTTTTGGTTCAACACATAGGAAGTAGGAATACCTGTACCAGCTGTCGTTTGTTGATAAACTGCAGAGAATCCCCAAGTCTGATAACCTGAATAGTTGGAAATACCATTTTGGTTACCGATCACACCGTAACTAGCACGAATTTTTAAATTGTCTAACCAGTCTTTGGTATTTTCCATGAAATCTTCGCCGTTGATTCTCCATCCTGCGCCTACTGACCAGAATGTGCCCCAACGTTTATTTTTCAATTTGAACTTCGATGAGCCATCGCGACGAACGGAAACTTGAGCGAAGTACTTATCCGCATAATTATAGTTTCCGCGAGCGAAATAACTTTCCATACGACGTGTATCGATACCACCCCCTGGGTTGGAGAATGTTCCCCCGTCGTAGCGACCAACATAGTTCGCATAGGTCGGGAAGTTGTCGATCAACGAGTAAGAAGAACGATAGTTTAAAGTCTCAAATTGGAAAGCATCATACTCATGTCCTAATAAACCTTCAAAGGTATGAGAACCTACCTTTTTGTTATAGTTCAACAATTGCTGCGCATTCATAATCGATACATTGGAAAATACTTTTCCGAATGCACCAATTCCCGCTGCTTGCCCTGATTCCGCATTCCAATAGCGCGTGCGGATATCATTGAATTTATCTAAAGAGAAGTTCGCTGTGAACGTAAAGTCGTTTAAGAAATTGATCGTTCCATAAACACGGGTATTCCAATCGTCAGATACTCGTTTGTCGATATCATTATCTAATACCGTTAACACATTAGTTGAGCTTAATGCTGCTGCTGTTGGACCTACCGGCGACCAAGTATCGCCTTGTAAGACGTGTACTTTGTCTTTACCGTTTTCCTGAATAATATTTCCATTCTGATCGCGAGCGTATAACTGCGTTAATGGGTTCTGTCCATTGATAAAACGGAAAGCGTTAGCAGTTGAACTACCCGGATTACGGCCAAAACGTGTTGCCGGCGATTGCGTATCACGGTTTGCATAGCCAACATTCGCGCCTAATTTCAACCAGTCATAAACTTGCGCGTTCACATTCGCGCGACCATTATAGCGCTTGAATGATGAACCACGAATATAGGATGGATCACCTAAGTAACCACCCGAGATAAAATAGTCTACTTTTTCTGAACCTCCTGACGCAGAAACATTGTATTCCTGTCTGGTTCTGTTTTGTAGTAAATGTGAATCATAGTTTTCGTTGTAAAGTAATCTGGCATTTGGATTTAACTTACCATCGGGATTCACCAGATAAGCGCCCGACATGGTCGATGATGCATTTGCACCTGTACCTCCTGTTGGAGTATAGATAGCACCCGGCACATCATACAACATCCAGTTACCTAAATTATTGACTTTAAAATCAGTCATGGAACCCGTATAGTCAAACAAGTGCTGCGACGCAAATAGCGCAGCATCCTCATGCGACATGTTCGGATTTTGAACGTTGGTCGTATAGCCTTTCGCTGCACCTGAACCACCTACGCCATAGCGAACCGAATTATAAATGGTCAACCAAGCAAACTCATAAATATCTTTTGGATCAGATATCTTGTCGTATTGGTATGGCCCAATCTGGTTAATCCCCATTTTACCTTCAAAAGCAATTCTTGGCGCTCCTTTAGCACCCTTCTTTGTCGTGATCAAGACCACCCCATTAGCACCGCGAGAACCGTAAAGCGCTGTCGAAGCCGCATCCTTTAAAATCGTCACATTCTCGATGTCCTTCGGACTGATCGACGCCAGTGGGTTATCATTCTGTGCTGGAACACCGTCGATTACCACTAATGCATTTGATGTGTTTTGATTTGCCGACCCTAGACCACGAACACGGATACCCATATCGACACCCGGTTGACCGTCAACCGCCGATACTTGAATACCCGGTGCAGCACCTTCTAAGGCTCTACTCACCGTCGAATTGGATTGTTGCGACAATGCTTTGGAGTCAATTTGCGATACAGAGCCTGTAAGATCACGCTTTCTTGCCGTACCGTAGGCAACCACAACAACCTCCTCCAGCTCTGACTCGTCCTCAGACAATTGAACCGAGATGTTGGACTGTGATCCAACGGTTACTGTTTTTCTTGCATAACCAACGTATTGAAAGATTAATGTTGAATTGGTTCTAGTTCCAATTTCGAATGTCCCATCGTTTGCCGTGGAAGTGGCATTTTTGGTAGCAGAATCGGAAATAGATACTCCCCCTAATGCAGCACCTGTTGTAGCATCTACAACGGTACCTCGGATTACTCGATCGGTCTGCGCCATACTTATGCTCGTGGTAAACACGAACAGCATGCTCAAGACGAAAGAGAAATACCTTCCTAATTTAGATTTACACATAGTTGTTGATATTGATTAATAACTTGATAACCAAATATCATTTATTTACTGTGAAAAACCATCCTGTTGCATCCTGTATCGTTTTAGCAAGCTATTAGCGAATAATTAAGACTTTTATTGACTTTCGATATATTTTAAATTTTGGTCTCGAAAAATAATGCATCAGCTAATATAGAAGCGCCCATAATTCTCATTAGGTTAATAATCTCCTATTAGGACAGGAAAAATTCTTGAAAAAAATTAAAAAATGTGGGTATTCTGTAAAGGTTGAATCGCTGGAAATAGGAATTTGTTCCAATTTCTCTGTAATCTGGCTTCAGCATGGTCGCTTCTCGTAGGAGACTAGCTCGACACTGTCCCCTTTTAAAGCCCTTTCAAACCCAATGCTAACCCAATCCTAAACCAATGCAAACCCCTATCATAAGCCTTTCGGATTGGGTTTGATAGGGGTTTGAAAAAGTTGAAAAAGATTTGTCATCCGTCGTAGGACCATATCTTTTCCTAGGTTGGTTGATCACCTACTTGATGACGATCAGAATGATCGTCAATTGATTCTGGAAGGATTTATATTCACTAAGTTATTTTACGCTCTAAAGAACCTGATCTCGATCAGGTCGTTGGGCACCGGTTGTTTATTCCAATGCTCATGGATGACTAAGGCCGCCCCGATGGCGGTTGCCTGTGCCATGGACGCTGCATAGACCTCCATTTCAGGAAATTCATGCGCCAACAGGTTCATATAGATATTGTTCTTGCTAAAACCCCCATCGACAAAGATGCGGGTAGTTTTCTGACCGGCTTGAATAAGCTTCGTCGATACCACCTGCGCTTTGATCAAATGCAGAATCAAGGCATGATAGGCTTCCTCATAATTGGCATATTGCGCTAAGTCAATCTTACCGAAAGCATCTAATTCAGATGCTATGCTTGCTTTTTCTAAGGCTTTAACAATCGTCCAGTTGATATCCATATGTTTGAATTTCGCAGTCGTGATATCAAAATGCTCCGCTATTCTTTTCGATTGGATTTCATGTTCCTGCCCTGCAAATAAGCGCGAGGCCTTAACATGCTTTCCCTGAAAAGACAGGTAAAACAAACAATCGCTTTCTAGTTCTGCCTTGGTTAAGGGCTGATCATTGAAAGGATTGATAGAAATACACCAGGTTCCAGTAGAAATCAGGATGAAAGGCTCATGGAAATTCAATAAGTAAGGAATCAATGCGGACGAACTGTCGTGCAATCCGACACCAATTTTAAAGGTACTACCTGGAAAGGTCGCCGGGAATACAGCCGAGGCGTCTACCACAGGTGCTAATTTCTCAACGATCTTTTCATCTTTTACCCATTGGTGGTAATCATGCTGCTTATAATCCCAAAGGGCTGTATGACAGCCTATGCTCGTCATATCCGAGTAAGCCTTTCCAGAAAGCAAGAAACTTAAATATTGCGGTAGATGTAGGGCATATTTTGTTTTCTCATAGATTTCCTGCTGCTCTTTTTTTAGCCGATAGACTTGAAGCCCGGAGTTCAGACTTCCCAACGAAGGCGATGCTGTATCGAGACTGAACTGCTCGACGCCTCCGTATTGCTGGTGCAGAGCCGAGGACAAGGCCTGTGGGTACTCTTTTAGGTAGTTATAAAGTGGCGCTAAAGGACGACCATTCTCATCCACATAGACAAAACTGGCGCCATAGGATGTGAAGTTAATGGCTTTCACATCAAACTCCTCCCGGCGAAAGATCTCGTGCAAGGAGTCGAAGACCGACAATCGCAGGCTCTCTAAATTTTCACACGGGTCGCCATCTTCATCCAACGTCTCCAAGAAACGCGCAGATTTCTCATATACAATTTGATAATGCTCATCGAATAAGAAAAGTTTCTTATTCGTCTTGCCCACATCAAATATGGCTACTACCGGTTTGCGTGTTTTTCCCCCCATACGCTAATTATAAACCGGTAGCTACCGTGTTATTGCCACGTTCTTTGATTAATTGATCACGAACAGCAAGCTCATTGAACAAACCGATCGGGTCTAATGCTGCGCCATCGCGCAATCTTGCTTCCGCAACTACTGCACGTAGATCCGTACGGAACGCGTCTTGCAGGATTTGCTGTGCTTTGACGATATCATTGTTGCGTTGAGCCTCTTTCAGCGCATCGCGGTCGACTAATAAAGCTTGTGCGTAAGCAATCATAATCGCTTCCACCGATTGCAATAGATCCACCAAAGGATCTTTTAAATTGTGTGAAGCGTCGATCATCCATCCAAGTCCCGTTGCATGATCCATGCCTCTAGCGTCCATCCCTTCAACCAATTCGTTAAAGATGAGGAACAATTGGTATGGCTTAATGCTTCCTGCCGTTAAATCATCATCCGCATACTTACTGTCATTGAAGTGGAAACCACCAAGCTTCCCTTCCATTAACAGCAAGGAAACAATCTGTTCGATGTTTGCATTCGGTAAGTGGTGACCTAGATCGACTAAGGTATACGCCTTAGGGCCAAGCTTTGAAGCTAACAATAACGACTGTCCCCAATCTCCTATCGTCATCGAATAGAAATAAGGCTCGAACGCCTTGTATTCGACAAATAGCTTCCAATCTTCCGGTAGGTGCGCATAGATTTCTTTTAAGCTTTCCAGGGTATTTTGGAACGCCTCGCGAAAGTTCAACTGACCGGGGAAAGAAGATCCATCGGCCAACCACACCGTTAATGCTTTGGAACCCAACGCAATCCCATGATTGATCACATCGATATTATGTTGTACGGCTTGCTTGCGCACGTTCGGGTCTACATGATGTAAGGAACCATATTTATAGCTCAATTCTTGCTCGGCTTGATCCTGAAAGGTATTAGAATTGACCGCATCAAATTGTAAGCCATAGCTTGCTGCCAATGCTTTCGTTTGTTCGGCGTCTTTTGGAATATCCCAGGGAATATGCAAGGAAATAGCACCGCTGGAGCGATTCAAAGCATGTAATAATCCCACATCTTCAATTTTTTGCTCCAAGTTCCCAGGTTCGCCTTTTCCGGAAAAACGTCCGAAGCGGGTACCACCTGTACCCAATGCCCAACTGGGGATGGCAATCTGAAACTGCTGCAGTTTATGGATAATAGATTCTACCTGAGGGATATCCTCGGAAATAAAATCAAATGCTCGCTTATGCTTAGCTGCTAATTTACTGTTATGCTGCTCTATTTGTTCTTTCTCTAATCTCATCGGTTCAGCTTTAAAAATAAACAAGGAGCATAGCAAGCGCTATACTCCTTGCTTTGTTAGTTTTATCTCACGAATGACATGGCAACTCCGCCATCGACATTCAATACATTTCCAGTTGATTTGTTCAGCAATCCGCCTACAAAAGCGAAACATGCGTTTGCAATATCTTCCGGAAGAATGATTTCATTTAATAAGGTACGTTTTGCATAGTAAGCCGGCAATTCTTCAACCGTCACACCGTAGGCTTTCGCTCTACCTTCAGCCCATCCGCCTGCCCAGATATTACTATCAGAAATCACCGCATCGGGATTAACCACATTGACACGGATTTTCGCTGCGCCAAGCTCAGCTGCATTTAGCCTGCTTAAATGTAATTGCGCAGCTTTTGCACTTCCGTAACCGGCATTGTTCGGCCCACTCACTAATGCGTTTTTGCTCACGATATTCAATACATCTCCGCCTACGGCCTGCGCCTTCATGATTTTAACACCTTCTTGTGTCACGAAGAATTGTCCTTTGACTAAAACGTCATATAATAAGTCAAGATCTTTTTCTGTATGATCTTCAATTGATTTAGAAATCGATAATCCAGCATTATTAACCACTATATCAATCCCACCGAACGCTAAACTAGCCTTCTCGAATGCTTTCTTAATCTGCTCTTCATTGGTAACATCTAAAAATACGGAAACTACATTATCCTTGCCAAATAAGCCTACAAACTCTTCTTCAGCGCCTGTCAGTCGCTCAGCATTCATATCATTTAATACAACGACCGCACCTTCCGAAGCAAACTTTTTCGCGATTGCTTTTCCAATACCACCGGCACTACCTGTTACTAAGGCAATCTTTCCGGATAAGGCTTTCGGCTTTGGCATACGTTGAAGTTTCGCTTCTTCTAACAACCAATACTCGATATTGAAAGCCTCCTGACGAGGTAAAGAGGTGTATTCACTCACGGCCTCTGAACCTTTCATCACATTGATTGCATTGGTATAGAACTCCGCCGCAACCCGTGCGGTCTGCTTATCTTTTGCAAAGGCAAACATACCGACACCCGGATAGATGATGATTACGGGGTTCCTATCGCGAATAGCAGGGCTGTTTGGATGTTTACAGGTTTCGTAATACTCCGTGTACATCGCTCTATAATCTTCAAAAAGCGGCGCTATCTTCTCTTTGATAGCCTGTAGATCGCTTAGATCTTCATTCTTATCTAAATTCAAGATCAGCGGTTGAATTTTCGTGCGCAGGAAGTGATCGGGGCAACTTGTTCCTAAGGGTGCAAGTTTTTCTAAATCGTTGGAGTTGATATATTCCAATACGCGAGGATCGTCTGTAAAGTGGCCAATCATGTGGCGCTCGCTCGAGCAGAATCCTCTCAAAATAGGCGCTAATTTAGCTGCTTGCGATTGCCTGTCTGCTTCCGTTAAGCTTTCTACTTTTTGCCCTCCGAAAACAGGTCTAGCTTTCCCGTAATTTTCTTCCAAATAAGTCGCACAGGCTTCGATAACATCTAATGAATTCACATAGCTTTCATAAGCGGTATCACCCCAAGTAAACAAGCCATGCGACCCTAACATGATACCGCGAATACCTGGATTTTGTTCCAAGCACTCTCTCAGTTGCAAACCAAGATCGAAGCCCGGTTTTTGCCAATCTACCCAGCCAATCGTACCATTGAACAGATCCTGTGTAATTTGTTTTCCATCTTTCGCTGCTGCAATAGCAATCGCTGCATCAGGATGCAGGTGATCTATATGTTTGAAAGGTAGAAATCCATGTAATGGCGTATCGATGGACGGTGCTTTCGAATTTAAGTCGAAGATACAATGGTTGAATAACTCCACCATCTCATCCTCGTGCTCTATTCCACGGTAAACATTCTCCAGATTACGAAGGCGATCTACATATAATGCAGCTAAACCGGATTTTTTTAATGTGCCGATATCACCACCCGAACCTTTGATCCACATCACTTCTACTTCTTCGCCAGTCAATGGATCTTTGTCCATCAGCTTGCAGGATGTATTTCCTCCACCATAGTTCGTAATTCTCAAATCTGAGCCCAACAGATTTGAGCGGTATAACAATAACGCAACCTCATCACCCTCAAGTGACTTTGCTTGCTCATCGTTCCATAAATAGTTGACGTGCTTGTATGTTTTCACTTTCCTAAGTTTTTTTAAGTTTTTATTCTAATGTTTTCGCAAAACCCACAATGCAAATCGATAGAATGATGGTTACAATTCCAGCAATAATGGCGGTGTATGTGGGTTTACTCACACCTTTCCATTCTTTTAACGCAACTCCCCAGGCATTGGAAATTAATATGATAAAGGCCATGTGTAATATCCAGGAACTCGCCCCGTTCCCTAATCTACTCTCGCCCATGCCATAGAAGAAAAACTGCAAGTACCAGGTTGTTCCAGCAATGGCACATAGCAATAAGTTCTTTCCAATTGGAGAAGTTGAATTTGTATAATCTTTATATGTTTTGTTCTTCAGTAGTAGGTAGGCACACCAGATGAAGTTGGTACAGAAGCCACCCCAAAGGATTACGATATACGTCACATTATTCTGATACAAGAATTCGCCTTGTCCGGGGTTAGCTGACTTCCATAATTGGTTTGCCACATCGGCCATAGGCTTCCCGGCTTCGATACCGAAATTGAAGCAAGCGCTCAATACGCCCGAAACAATCGCGACGACAATTCCTAAGCCGAACTTATATTCTGACTTGGCCTCCTCGGAGAGTGCCCCTAGGCCTTTTTCTTTAAGCATACCCGCCTTACCGCAGAGGTAGATCCCGACGATACAAACCAGCAGACCAATCATCACGCAGATTCCCGCGCTCTCGGTAAAGAAATAGTCGATACCATGTTTACCCGCTGTTTTATTAAAAAAGTAATAGATAGCGGGCATCAAAGCCCCAAAGACCATACTTAAGCCCAAGATGATACTGCTCCCTAGTGATACGCCCAAATAGCGAACCCCAAGACCATAGGTCAAACCGCCTATCCCCCAGAGTACACCAAACAGAAAGGTGTAGCCAAGGATACTTGCGCTGCTCTCAGAGATAATCTCGACAAAATTTGGAATGGTCAGCCAGGCAGCAATCGGCGGAACGATGATCCAGGAGAATAATCCTCCAAGGATCCACATGGATTCCCAGGACCAACCTTTTACCTTCTTGTAAGGAACATAAAAGCTTCCCGATGCAAATCCTCCAATAAAATGAAATATAACACCCGCGATTGCATTCATATACTATTCTTTAATATCTCTGTTTAGGTTTCTAATTAATCGAAGATATTTTAAATAGTGCGTTTAACTGTTATGTACTGTCATGCCAAGCGTGGGGAGAGTGTGGCAGGGAGGGAAGAACGAAAGGAGTGAATAGGTTTAGTTGGAGGCAAAAAGAATAGGGATGTCTCACGACAACCCTATCCCACTTTTTAATTAAAATTCATATGAAAAATTCTAATATATCAGTTTCCCACTGGTATATTGCTTCACGGTATCTATTGACACCCCTTCATGCAACTCGACGACTTTAAATCCACCTTCTGGCAGCACATCGAACACACCAAACTCCGTCACGATTTTCTTCACGCAGCGGACGCCAGTTAATGGCAGGGAACATTCTTTTAATAATTTCGATTCGCCATGTTTATTCACATGTTGCATGGCAACAATGATATTTTCAGCACTGGCCACTAAATCCATAGCGCCGCCCATTCCTTTCACCATTTTTCCGGGGATCTTCCAGTTGGCGATATCCCCATTTTCCGACACCTCCATGGCGCCAAGAATGGTAAGGTCTATTTTGCGGGCTCTAATCATGCCGAAACTCATTGCCGAGTCAAAGATCGCAGAGCCGGGCAAGGTCGTGATCGTTTGTTTACCGGCATTGATATAATCAGCATCCTCTTCGCCTTCATAAGGAAAAGGTCCCATTCCTAGCAAGCCGTTTTCACTTTGCAGCACCACCTGCATACCGTCGGGAATGTAATTTGCCACTAGCGTCGGAATACCAATACCCAGGTTGACATAATAGCCATCTTTGATTTCTTTGGCTATTCGCTTTGCAATTCCAAATTTATCCAACATAGCTTAAACTTTTTTTATGATCATCGCACTGGCGCCACCACCACCATTGCAGATAGCAGCTAAGCCAATACTTCCACTTTCTTGATGTAATACACTGTTCAAAGTCACGATGATTCTAGCACCGGAACAACCCAGTGGGTGACCTAATGCAACTGCACCACCATATACGTTTATTTTATCGGTTGCAATCTCCAGCAATTGCGCAT from Sphingobacterium sp. BN32 harbors:
- a CDS encoding 3-oxoacid CoA-transferase subunit B translates to MLDKFGIAKRIAKEIKDGYYVNLGIGIPTLVANYIPDGMQVVLQSENGLLGMGPFPYEGEEDADYINAGKQTITTLPGSAIFDSAMSFGMIRARKIDLTILGAMEVSENGDIANWKIPGKMVKGMGGAMDLVASAENIIVAMQHVNKHGESKLLKECSLPLTGVRCVKKIVTEFGVFDVLPEGGFKVVELHEGVSIDTVKQYTSGKLIY
- a CDS encoding TIM barrel protein codes for the protein MRLEKEQIEQHNSKLAAKHKRAFDFISEDIPQVESIIHKLQQFQIAIPSWALGTGGTRFGRFSGKGEPGNLEQKIEDVGLLHALNRSSGAISLHIPWDIPKDAEQTKALAASYGLQFDAVNSNTFQDQAEQELSYKYGSLHHVDPNVRKQAVQHNIDVINHGIALGSKALTVWLADGSSFPGQLNFREAFQNTLESLKEIYAHLPEDWKLFVEYKAFEPYFYSMTIGDWGQSLLLASKLGPKAYTLVDLGHHLPNANIEQIVSLLLMEGKLGGFHFNDSKYADDDLTAGSIKPYQLFLIFNELVEGMDARGMDHATGLGWMIDASHNLKDPLVDLLQSVEAIMIAYAQALLVDRDALKEAQRNNDIVKAQQILQDAFRTDLRAVVAEARLRDGAALDPIGLFNELAVRDQLIKERGNNTVATGL
- a CDS encoding bifunctional aldolase/short-chain dehydrogenase gives rise to the protein MKTYKHVNYLWNDEQAKSLEGDEVALLLYRSNLLGSDLRITNYGGGNTSCKLMDKDPLTGEEVEVMWIKGSGGDIGTLKKSGLAALYVDRLRNLENVYRGIEHEDEMVELFNHCIFDLNSKAPSIDTPLHGFLPFKHIDHLHPDAAIAIAAAKDGKQITQDLFNGTIGWVDWQKPGFDLGLQLRECLEQNPGIRGIMLGSHGLFTWGDTAYESYVNSLDVIEACATYLEENYGKARPVFGGQKVESLTEADRQSQAAKLAPILRGFCSSERHMIGHFTDDPRVLEYINSNDLEKLAPLGTSCPDHFLRTKIQPLILNLDKNEDLSDLQAIKEKIAPLFEDYRAMYTEYYETCKHPNSPAIRDRNPVIIIYPGVGMFAFAKDKQTARVAAEFYTNAINVMKGSEAVSEYTSLPRQEAFNIEYWLLEEAKLQRMPKPKALSGKIALVTGSAGGIGKAIAKKFASEGAVVVLNDMNAERLTGAEEEFVGLFGKDNVVSVFLDVTNEEQIKKAFEKASLAFGGIDIVVNNAGLSISKSIEDHTEKDLDLLYDVLVKGQFFVTQEGVKIMKAQAVGGDVLNIVSKNALVSGPNNAGYGSAKAAQLHLSRLNAAELGAAKIRVNVVNPDAVISDSNIWAGGWAEGRAKAYGVTVEELPAYYAKRTLLNEIILPEDIANACFAFVGGLLNKSTGNVLNVDGGVAMSFVR
- a CDS encoding FGGY-family carbohydrate kinase, whose product is MGGKTRKPVVAIFDVGKTNKKLFLFDEHYQIVYEKSARFLETLDEDGDPCENLESLRLSVFDSLHEIFRREEFDVKAINFTSYGASFVYVDENGRPLAPLYNYLKEYPQALSSALHQQYGGVEQFSLDTASPSLGSLNSGLQVYRLKKEQQEIYEKTKYALHLPQYLSFLLSGKAYSDMTSIGCHTALWDYKQHDYHQWVKDEKIVEKLAPVVDASAVFPATFPGSTFKIGVGLHDSSSALIPYLLNFHEPFILISTGTWCISINPFNDQPLTKAELESDCLFYLSFQGKHVKASRLFAGQEHEIQSKRIAEHFDITTAKFKHMDINWTIVKALEKASIASELDAFGKIDLAQYANYEEAYHALILHLIKAQVVSTKLIQAGQKTTRIFVDGGFSKNNIYMNLLAHEFPEMEVYAASMAQATAIGAALVIHEHWNKQPVPNDLIEIRFFRA
- the rhaT gene encoding L-rhamnose/proton symporter RhaT; the protein is MNAIAGVIFHFIGGFASGSFYVPYKKVKGWSWESMWILGGLFSWIIVPPIAAWLTIPNFVEIISESSASILGYTFLFGVLWGIGGLTYGLGVRYLGVSLGSSIILGLSMVFGALMPAIYYFFNKTAGKHGIDYFFTESAGICVMIGLLVCIVGIYLCGKAGMLKEKGLGALSEEAKSEYKFGLGIVVAIVSGVLSACFNFGIEAGKPMADVANQLWKSANPGQGEFLYQNNVTYIVILWGGFCTNFIWCAYLLLKNKTYKDYTNSTSPIGKNLLLCAIAGTTWYLQFFFYGMGESRLGNGASSWILHMAFIILISNAWGVALKEWKGVSKPTYTAIIAGIVTIILSICIVGFAKTLE